Proteins co-encoded in one Gleimia hominis genomic window:
- a CDS encoding DUF5979 domain-containing protein encodes MLRRIGGKRSGLLRLISLLSVCALVLPLFAQGFIDSAFAADGSQNPDHDRIPPRKTNTQPVVGSKDDPWPTDYTRPDDSTHDVELKNNRVALIFDFHGMYTWETLGGYLPKLSGTCPSAFLNTSPTGCRPNRDQVATIKQIIARLRGLPMSLGVYTSDSTTTPARPYAIGNPPNLPSTSIETQAGYQKVMSMLDRIDATGGTGKGLTNGNTSQLDFALRQVVKDNARAKYTDIVIFSPGINLQSQYTSDNDGKLSTIQQADKLRRAGVNIHVMAMGQTYSDKPQLCRIALGPNAENEVDTCAKLMGREDLKNINDRTYVKIYGSQNERRDSIASVYHDWKDFSNAFSNMFLSPPDKSPNDVRNGLFADAVTELLDRSRVLSITNDMVDENFRYVRPNVGVQTKITFNQAGVSVNETKTSGTDGISESDINNRQVTEMRPQAQADKVLTRFNGHNARCFGYVNSKYWETEKSENFYPDNINDAKGNPIGAKLTARQQTAYTHIKCNFYYRDTQPTEITKFVQVNPPIQIANEVKNMTINYEWSCVDPLGVDTKKIIAQGDANRLVESAVTTWEGDIPIGNYRESQGQTAPQDPMKLPVGAKCTIKETARYSNKVKQEIIQRAINHTQSWKPDGNNTKFENTTPADSYGGSIADGLTTSTTATVLYQFTDVNDPLDEDVATTFQSNSSLSGKQVTIDVSMGYAGMNLLPSGQVAPKQIPMYYECRYMADKDKPPELDISSTAPGNPFFVGRGVVMVNTDGTPTKLPSKDGEAWPVGTNCVFTPDIPQEQGYGQYHDQMWTPEGFKFDNKWEADMCLNTTGEQGVKYASCNSNFFWASSEGAKHIHLQQVLKRGEGDLQITKVVDGDAQSTLIGQAFEMNLQCVDENGKSLPIDDGKFDGKINLRPGGHEIIKNVPTHARCTLTQDQQGWESTLKNVDINPTPSQEFTLTSATDTKEVTSTTTANYKRGTLTLSHKTLLEDGTGVSAAEAQGVQKTSTITCTDPNGEQSTVTREYTGDGPQNLDGDYPAGTVCDISTKVTGDLPENTQVSTNSPRIQIAPGGNTVNVTSTFRPTTAGEVAIQVTRTTPAGLEPGLVKLLPTSMNLKVTCGDVIQTAAVKSGDTAIFADDTALLSNSQCTAQLTGADGKTLVPAPFKATLNVSDEGATAQSEDVNARTFTFTSPAEDATKKLDATIAYEIPEAPVSLQANSSLSVDKSELGEDADAALANWKDAFFAGPYASAKLIPSAVCTFGEGENKVERRFNAQVSRIGEGSRASRDLPVGWDCTLTLDNKRMTRIPGSDFKGGALTLDGTSVDVAENDGTTTMSFTVTEDPQELDLALNYQMQTASFNLKKKVGGDGVAVISKYRPFKVSYTCSLNGQPIDVPAPWKIDTSGARPTAIAQRGAFAATQSVMTYRFQQGEWAQVKGLPAGAECSVQEHADISSKDGGVAEDAASWASRWEVMNDFRGRTDLKNSCARAGDRECRPGGEQINYGVYVTLPVDQPAKPSNGEETEKENPAQPKELSENFFGTVVAWNTYTYMKSKVELDLKTSGNGTALSDGTEYTYTLYCKPVQLEIPDDLPADEKKEFEEINEANAAAILREPITLRDTDKDRNGKYKIEVPANYRCILTQQAFNEGDAKVVTSIDTGNADVTKLDADKPFEEQDAWKKLFSLTRDYLKDPDLQLATNPAENAAWVFQIDPKRVEENKNLIKLNVDVNYDRPQAGEITLKHHLDTNILAGNTIEDGAINIGNKLDIGSFNVKYRCEDLYATDSNSKPLVYQGEAELAKDGTAKVPESADLPAGVKCEFDFRDKGKSPIADYPSIGAYGFVSVDNRVDGKSDAKDYPPVVEDKNIVMTVSDVKPVPGDGTEANGTTVTFTTAYLLGARSVRWGLYPQGDRAKDIFGENAQDGSAAVPWDYTCEASALPEDLFKTLGYEQVDGRWVKSGTQSVKPGGTGEIAVPFGSKCAVKRGDVPDAVQSELKKQGLADAWSVLYPTQNEVASTVNNKDPKFESTERPALDLKNGFVLDTEDKAFAAVLVTVYKDKGEIHVQRVIATDGDADRPFRDSDATGGEKVADGAQVFKIYPAIMGGDAPVANREAGSTLESSSSRPDRDNPVPVEWITNDAGEWRFKADVKPGQSYFLEEVRAGAGELMPQLWRFDVVAVNEPNTDAGSFGEDYVVKLAEYTEHAGLVKVQNPTSDGQVDVPTISVATLKSGAMPFTGGFLPWVIAAGLGLLAASGYVVYRRRKELE; translated from the coding sequence TTGTTGCGTCGAATCGGTGGTAAACGATCCGGTTTGCTGCGCCTTATCTCTTTATTGAGTGTGTGTGCACTGGTGTTACCACTATTTGCTCAAGGTTTTATCGATTCGGCATTCGCAGCGGATGGGAGCCAGAATCCGGACCACGACCGCATTCCTCCGCGTAAAACCAATACGCAACCGGTGGTGGGAAGTAAAGATGACCCGTGGCCAACGGACTACACCCGGCCAGATGATAGTACCCACGATGTGGAGCTAAAAAACAACCGCGTTGCCCTCATCTTTGACTTCCACGGTATGTACACTTGGGAAACTTTGGGTGGGTACCTACCGAAGCTGTCTGGCACGTGCCCAAGCGCGTTCTTGAACACGAGCCCAACGGGATGTAGGCCGAACCGCGACCAGGTGGCAACGATTAAGCAAATCATTGCGCGCCTACGTGGCCTCCCGATGTCACTTGGGGTTTACACATCCGATTCCACCACAACACCTGCGCGCCCCTACGCAATAGGTAACCCACCGAACCTCCCTTCTACTTCTATTGAGACACAAGCGGGCTACCAAAAAGTCATGAGTATGCTCGATAGGATCGACGCCACCGGCGGCACGGGGAAAGGCCTTACCAACGGCAACACTTCGCAACTCGACTTCGCACTGCGCCAGGTAGTTAAAGACAATGCGCGCGCCAAATATACGGACATCGTTATCTTCAGCCCAGGGATTAACCTTCAGAGTCAATATACCTCTGACAATGACGGCAAACTTAGCACAATTCAGCAAGCTGACAAGCTCCGCCGCGCAGGTGTGAATATCCACGTCATGGCGATGGGGCAAACCTACTCTGACAAGCCACAGTTGTGTCGAATCGCGCTCGGCCCAAACGCTGAGAATGAAGTCGATACCTGTGCGAAACTGATGGGTCGCGAGGACCTGAAGAATATAAACGACCGTACGTATGTAAAGATCTACGGTTCTCAAAATGAACGCCGCGACAGCATTGCCAGTGTGTACCACGACTGGAAAGACTTCAGTAACGCATTTAGTAACATGTTCCTTAGCCCGCCGGATAAATCCCCTAATGACGTGCGCAATGGCCTGTTCGCGGATGCGGTTACGGAGCTACTGGATCGCAGCCGGGTGTTGTCAATAACTAATGACATGGTGGATGAAAACTTCCGGTATGTGCGCCCCAACGTGGGAGTACAGACGAAGATTACGTTCAACCAAGCGGGGGTCAGTGTAAACGAAACGAAAACTTCAGGTACAGACGGTATCAGCGAATCTGACATTAATAACCGCCAGGTCACAGAAATGCGACCCCAAGCGCAGGCAGACAAGGTGTTAACGCGATTCAACGGACACAATGCACGTTGCTTTGGGTACGTGAACTCCAAATACTGGGAAACTGAGAAGTCCGAGAACTTCTACCCCGACAATATTAACGACGCAAAAGGAAACCCAATCGGTGCGAAACTGACTGCGCGCCAACAAACTGCTTACACACACATTAAGTGCAACTTCTACTATCGCGATACACAGCCAACAGAAATCACCAAGTTCGTGCAAGTGAACCCGCCTATTCAGATCGCGAACGAAGTGAAAAACATGACCATTAACTACGAATGGTCGTGCGTAGACCCGCTCGGGGTCGACACGAAAAAAATAATCGCGCAAGGTGACGCCAACCGCCTGGTTGAATCAGCGGTAACCACGTGGGAAGGCGACATCCCAATCGGGAACTACCGTGAATCCCAGGGGCAAACCGCGCCTCAAGATCCCATGAAGCTACCGGTTGGTGCTAAATGCACGATAAAAGAAACCGCGCGCTACTCTAATAAGGTTAAACAAGAGATTATTCAACGCGCAATCAACCACACGCAAAGTTGGAAACCAGACGGTAACAACACGAAGTTTGAAAACACCACGCCCGCTGACAGCTACGGTGGGTCCATCGCAGATGGGTTAACCACCTCAACCACCGCCACGGTGCTCTACCAGTTCACGGACGTGAATGACCCTCTCGATGAGGATGTTGCAACAACATTCCAGTCGAACTCTTCGCTCAGCGGTAAACAGGTGACAATCGATGTCTCTATGGGATACGCGGGGATGAACCTGCTTCCCTCAGGGCAGGTCGCGCCTAAACAAATCCCCATGTACTACGAGTGCCGGTACATGGCGGACAAAGACAAGCCGCCAGAGCTGGACATTTCATCAACAGCCCCCGGTAACCCGTTCTTCGTTGGCCGGGGTGTAGTAATGGTGAACACCGACGGCACCCCCACCAAACTACCGAGCAAAGATGGAGAAGCATGGCCGGTGGGAACAAACTGCGTATTTACCCCCGATATCCCTCAGGAGCAAGGATACGGACAGTACCACGACCAAATGTGGACGCCCGAAGGTTTCAAATTTGATAACAAATGGGAAGCTGATATGTGTTTGAACACCACGGGTGAGCAGGGCGTGAAGTATGCATCCTGCAACTCCAACTTCTTCTGGGCTTCCAGTGAGGGAGCGAAGCACATTCACCTGCAGCAGGTACTCAAGCGTGGGGAAGGTGACCTGCAGATAACTAAGGTAGTGGACGGCGACGCGCAAAGCACTTTAATTGGGCAGGCTTTCGAAATGAACCTGCAGTGCGTAGACGAAAACGGCAAGTCACTGCCGATAGACGATGGTAAGTTCGATGGCAAAATTAACTTGCGTCCCGGTGGACACGAGATCATCAAGAACGTGCCAACGCATGCACGCTGCACCCTTACGCAAGATCAGCAAGGCTGGGAATCCACACTGAAAAACGTGGATATAAACCCCACGCCGTCGCAGGAGTTCACGCTCACGTCTGCCACGGACACCAAAGAGGTCACGTCTACCACTACTGCGAACTACAAACGCGGTACCCTTACGCTGAGCCACAAGACACTGCTAGAAGACGGAACTGGCGTTAGTGCTGCTGAAGCTCAAGGAGTGCAGAAAACCTCAACTATCACCTGCACGGACCCGAACGGGGAGCAAAGCACAGTTACCCGCGAATACACAGGCGATGGCCCCCAGAACCTCGACGGCGATTACCCGGCAGGTACGGTGTGTGACATCTCAACCAAAGTGACTGGGGACCTACCGGAAAACACGCAGGTGTCCACTAACTCGCCCCGGATCCAGATTGCGCCCGGTGGCAACACCGTGAACGTCACCAGCACGTTCCGCCCCACCACGGCGGGGGAAGTGGCCATACAGGTTACGCGTACCACGCCCGCGGGCTTGGAACCTGGCTTGGTGAAACTGTTGCCCACTAGCATGAACTTGAAAGTTACTTGCGGTGACGTTATCCAAACGGCCGCAGTAAAATCTGGTGACACTGCAATCTTCGCAGATGACACGGCACTGCTTTCAAACTCGCAGTGCACGGCGCAGCTAACGGGTGCGGACGGTAAAACTCTGGTGCCTGCACCGTTTAAAGCGACGCTCAACGTGTCGGATGAGGGAGCGACTGCGCAAAGTGAGGACGTCAACGCGCGAACCTTCACATTCACCTCACCGGCGGAGGATGCGACCAAGAAACTGGACGCGACTATTGCGTATGAGATTCCAGAAGCACCCGTGTCGTTGCAGGCCAACAGCTCTTTGAGTGTTGACAAGAGCGAGCTGGGGGAAGATGCGGACGCGGCGCTGGCGAACTGGAAAGATGCGTTCTTCGCAGGCCCGTATGCCAGTGCGAAGCTGATTCCATCAGCGGTGTGTACGTTCGGTGAAGGCGAGAATAAAGTTGAGCGACGTTTCAACGCGCAAGTGTCACGAATAGGTGAGGGCTCACGCGCGTCGCGTGACCTGCCGGTTGGGTGGGACTGCACCTTAACTTTGGACAACAAGCGCATGACGCGAATCCCCGGTTCCGACTTCAAGGGCGGTGCGTTAACACTAGACGGAACCTCGGTGGATGTTGCTGAAAATGACGGCACTACGACGATGAGTTTTACAGTTACCGAAGATCCGCAAGAACTTGATCTGGCGTTGAACTACCAGATGCAAACCGCTAGCTTTAACCTCAAAAAGAAGGTTGGTGGCGACGGGGTCGCTGTGATTTCGAAATATCGACCGTTCAAAGTGAGTTACACGTGCTCTTTGAACGGCCAGCCGATTGACGTGCCTGCACCGTGGAAAATCGATACGTCCGGAGCTCGCCCGACAGCCATTGCGCAACGCGGCGCTTTTGCGGCTACGCAGTCGGTGATGACCTACCGGTTCCAACAGGGGGAATGGGCACAAGTTAAAGGCTTGCCCGCCGGGGCAGAATGCAGTGTACAAGAACACGCGGACATTAGCAGTAAAGACGGGGGCGTAGCCGAAGACGCGGCTTCTTGGGCATCGCGGTGGGAAGTGATGAATGACTTCCGGGGCCGCACGGACCTGAAGAACTCGTGTGCAAGAGCGGGCGACCGCGAGTGCCGTCCTGGTGGCGAGCAGATTAACTACGGTGTTTACGTAACGCTGCCGGTTGATCAGCCAGCTAAACCTTCGAACGGTGAGGAAACGGAGAAGGAAAACCCAGCTCAGCCTAAAGAACTATCAGAGAACTTCTTCGGCACCGTGGTCGCGTGGAATACGTACACGTATATGAAGTCCAAAGTAGAACTGGATTTGAAGACGTCTGGAAATGGCACCGCACTTTCAGATGGCACGGAGTACACGTACACCCTGTATTGCAAACCTGTGCAGTTGGAGATTCCGGACGACTTGCCTGCCGATGAGAAGAAAGAGTTCGAGGAAATTAATGAGGCAAACGCGGCAGCTATTTTGCGTGAACCGATTACGTTGCGTGACACTGATAAGGACCGTAACGGTAAGTACAAGATTGAAGTGCCTGCGAACTACCGGTGCATTTTGACCCAGCAGGCGTTCAATGAAGGCGACGCGAAAGTTGTGACGAGCATTGACACAGGTAACGCGGACGTCACCAAGCTCGATGCCGATAAACCGTTCGAAGAGCAGGATGCGTGGAAAAAACTGTTCAGCCTCACTCGGGACTACTTGAAGGACCCGGATCTGCAGTTGGCCACTAACCCGGCGGAGAACGCGGCGTGGGTGTTCCAGATTGATCCGAAACGGGTTGAGGAGAATAAGAACCTCATCAAGTTGAATGTGGATGTGAACTACGACCGGCCGCAGGCTGGGGAAATCACGCTGAAGCACCACCTGGATACTAATATCTTGGCGGGTAACACGATTGAAGATGGTGCTATAAACATTGGGAACAAGTTGGACATTGGTAGCTTCAATGTGAAGTACCGGTGTGAGGACTTGTATGCGACGGATTCTAATTCGAAACCGCTCGTGTACCAGGGTGAGGCGGAACTGGCTAAAGATGGGACCGCTAAAGTGCCTGAGAGCGCAGATTTACCAGCGGGTGTAAAGTGCGAGTTCGACTTTAGGGACAAAGGGAAGTCGCCGATTGCTGACTACCCGAGCATCGGTGCTTACGGATTCGTGTCAGTGGATAACCGCGTGGATGGCAAGTCGGATGCTAAGGACTACCCCCCGGTTGTGGAAGACAAAAATATCGTGATGACGGTTTCCGATGTTAAGCCCGTGCCTGGTGATGGTACAGAGGCGAACGGGACCACGGTGACGTTCACTACCGCCTACCTTTTGGGGGCGCGGTCTGTGCGGTGGGGATTGTACCCGCAGGGAGATCGGGCGAAGGACATTTTCGGTGAAAATGCGCAGGATGGCTCGGCGGCGGTCCCTTGGGATTACACGTGTGAGGCGTCTGCTTTGCCGGAAGACTTGTTCAAGACTTTGGGTTACGAACAGGTTGATGGTAGGTGGGTGAAGTCTGGTACGCAGAGTGTGAAACCGGGAGGTACCGGGGAGATTGCGGTTCCGTTTGGTTCGAAGTGCGCGGTTAAGCGCGGTGACGTGCCGGACGCGGTTCAGTCTGAGTTGAAGAAACAGGGGCTGGCGGACGCGTGGTCGGTGCTGTATCCGACACAAAATGAGGTCGCGTCGACTGTGAACAATAAGGACCCGAAGTTTGAAAGTACGGAACGTCCGGCTTTGGATTTGAAGAACGGGTTCGTGTTAGATACTGAAGATAAGGCGTTTGCCGCGGTTTTGGTGACTGTTTATAAGGACAAGGGCGAGATTCACGTGCAGCGTGTGATTGCCACTGATGGGGATGCGGACCGCCCGTTCCGTGATAGTGATGCGACGGGTGGTGAGAAGGTCGCTGATGGCGCGCAGGTGTTCAAGATCTATCCGGCGATTATGGGTGGTGACGCGCCTGTGGCTAATCGCGAAGCGGGTTCTACTTTGGAGAGTTCGAGTTCGCGGCCTGACCGGGATAATCCGGTTCCGGTTGAGTGGATTACTAATGATGCGGGTGAGTGGCGGTTTAAGGCTGATGTGAAGCCTGGGCAGTCGTATTTCCTTGAGGAAGTGCGTGCTGGTGCGGGTGAGTTGATGCCGCAGTTGTGGCGGTTTGACGTGGTGGCTGTGAATGAGCCGAATACGGATGCTGGTTCGTTTGGTGAGGATTACGTGGTGAAACTCGCTGAGTACACGGAGCATGCGGGTTTGGTGAAGGTTCAGAATCCGACGTCTGACGGTCAGGTGGATGTTCCGACTATTAGCGTGGCCACTTTGAAGTCTGGGGCTATGCCGTTCACGGGTGGGTTCCTCCCGTGGGTTATTGCGGCTGGTTTGGGCTTGTTGGCGGCCAGTGGCTATGTGGTGTACCGGCGACGGAAGGAGCTGGAGTAG
- a CDS encoding UTP--glucose-1-phosphate uridylyltransferase: MRVFERYFHQVAAGATGLIPESTITPITDVERIENTQVDPDDAREALGRTVFLKLNGGLGTSMGLDKAKSLLPVRNGESFLDIMTRQILQVRERTGVDVPLLFMNSFRTRADTLNALDSKLRTDLPLDVLQNREPKILVDSLEPVSWDKNPELEWCPPGHGDIYTTLYDGDVLTQLLDAGYRYLNTSNSDNLGAYPSASIAGWFAASGADYAPEVCERTLADLKGGHLARRNSDRRVILRDTAQTPQEDMHHFTDLHRHPFFHTNNLWFNIESLRDLLRETEGVVDLPLIRNEKNVDPTDGSSPRVIQMECAMGAIVEKFAHATPICVPRGRFLPVKTTNDLLTVRSDAYEYTDEARLVLRTDAAPVVSLDSKYYKFIQDFEARFQTLPSLAGCESFTVEGPWTFTGNIAFEGRVELRGGGTVCGA; the protein is encoded by the coding sequence ATGCGCGTGTTTGAACGCTATTTCCATCAGGTTGCGGCAGGGGCTACGGGGCTGATCCCGGAGTCTACAATAACGCCAATCACGGACGTGGAGCGGATTGAGAACACGCAGGTGGATCCCGATGATGCGCGTGAGGCACTGGGCCGCACAGTGTTTTTGAAGCTCAACGGTGGGTTGGGTACGTCGATGGGGTTAGATAAGGCGAAGTCCCTGCTGCCGGTGCGCAACGGCGAGTCGTTTTTAGACATCATGACCCGTCAGATTCTTCAGGTGCGCGAACGCACTGGGGTGGATGTGCCTTTGTTGTTCATGAACTCGTTCCGCACCCGGGCCGACACGCTGAACGCGTTAGATTCGAAATTGCGCACCGACCTGCCGCTTGACGTGTTGCAGAACCGGGAGCCGAAAATCCTGGTGGATTCACTCGAGCCAGTGAGTTGGGATAAGAACCCGGAGTTGGAATGGTGCCCGCCCGGCCACGGGGATATTTACACGACGCTGTATGACGGGGACGTGCTCACCCAGTTGTTGGATGCTGGGTACCGGTATTTAAACACGTCGAACTCGGACAATCTGGGGGCGTACCCGTCGGCGTCGATTGCTGGGTGGTTTGCGGCTTCGGGCGCGGACTACGCCCCGGAGGTGTGCGAGCGCACGCTTGCCGATTTGAAGGGTGGGCATTTGGCGCGTCGCAACAGCGATCGCCGCGTGATTTTACGTGATACAGCGCAGACCCCGCAGGAGGACATGCATCACTTTACGGACCTGCATCGCCACCCGTTCTTTCACACGAATAACTTGTGGTTCAACATCGAGTCACTGCGCGATTTGCTACGTGAAACCGAGGGCGTGGTGGATCTGCCGCTGATCCGCAACGAGAAGAATGTGGATCCGACAGATGGTTCGTCGCCGCGCGTGATTCAGATGGAGTGCGCGATGGGGGCGATTGTTGAGAAGTTCGCTCACGCCACCCCGATTTGCGTGCCCCGCGGCCGCTTCTTACCGGTTAAGACCACGAATGATTTGTTGACTGTGCGTTCGGACGCGTACGAATACACCGATGAGGCTCGGCTCGTGTTGCGTACCGACGCCGCCCCAGTGGTGTCTTTGGATTCTAAGTACTACAAGTTCATTCAAGATTTTGAGGCCCGCTTCCAAACCTTGCCGTCTCTGGCAGGGTGCGAGTCGTTCACTGTTGAGGGGCCGTGGACATTCACTGGCAACATTGCGTTTGAGGGCCGCGTTGAGCTACGTGGGGGTGGCACCGTGTGCGGGGCGTAA
- the galK gene encoding galactokinase, whose amino-acid sequence MSVTFIPHWSDPQGARQATELFEQTFTPFSGVVGIAPGRVNLIGEHTDYNDGLCLPIALPHATFVAFQWRDDDVVRLVSKGASLWEGRISDIKPGMESSWVNYAGGPAWALGVTRGFDAAVASCVPLGAGLSSSAAIECAMAIAMEVPPTADPSSVRKDYINEEARTRIVNACIRAENEVAGAPTGGLDQTASVFTQAGQALKIDFHAGTHELVEADFRAHGLELLVMDTRASHSLTDGQYGQRRAQCEQARDLLGLRSLRQAKLEDLQRLPEELQPRVRHVITENHRVEATVEALANQDYAQVGELFAASHESLRDDYEVSCVELDCVVESAVQAGALAARMTGGGFGGSAIALVPQENSEQIAAHVQEESVRRGYAEPQFLEAYAGAGARIFTHA is encoded by the coding sequence GTGTCCGTAACTTTCATTCCGCACTGGAGCGATCCGCAGGGGGCGCGGCAGGCAACCGAACTGTTTGAACAGACTTTCACCCCTTTTAGTGGGGTGGTGGGGATCGCGCCGGGCCGGGTGAACCTCATTGGTGAGCACACGGATTACAATGACGGCTTGTGCCTACCGATAGCACTTCCGCACGCGACGTTTGTGGCGTTCCAATGGCGGGACGACGATGTGGTCCGTTTAGTTTCTAAGGGCGCGAGCCTGTGGGAAGGCCGCATTAGTGACATTAAACCCGGAATGGAATCTTCTTGGGTTAACTATGCGGGTGGCCCGGCGTGGGCACTGGGGGTTACCCGGGGTTTTGACGCTGCGGTCGCGTCTTGTGTTCCACTTGGAGCCGGGTTGTCGTCTTCAGCTGCGATCGAATGCGCGATGGCTATCGCGATGGAAGTTCCGCCTACTGCTGATCCCAGTTCAGTTAGGAAAGATTATATTAATGAGGAGGCGCGCACCCGCATTGTGAATGCCTGTATTCGCGCGGAAAATGAGGTGGCGGGCGCACCCACTGGTGGGTTAGATCAGACGGCGTCCGTGTTCACGCAGGCGGGGCAGGCGTTGAAGATTGATTTCCACGCGGGTACCCACGAGCTGGTGGAAGCAGATTTCCGCGCGCACGGGCTGGAACTGTTGGTGATGGACACGCGGGCGTCGCATTCCTTAACTGATGGGCAGTATGGGCAGCGCCGCGCCCAGTGTGAACAGGCCCGCGACCTGCTGGGGCTACGTTCATTGCGGCAGGCGAAACTTGAAGACCTCCAGCGGCTACCAGAAGAACTGCAGCCCAGGGTTCGGCATGTAATAACGGAGAACCATAGGGTGGAAGCCACTGTTGAGGCCTTGGCGAACCAAGATTACGCGCAGGTGGGGGAGCTTTTTGCGGCCTCCCACGAATCTTTGCGCGATGACTATGAGGTTTCTTGCGTGGAGCTGGACTGCGTGGTTGAATCCGCTGTGCAAGCGGGTGCGCTCGCGGCCAGGATGACCGGTGGTGGGTTCGGTGGGTCTGCGATTGCCCTGGTTCCTCAAGAAAATAGTGAGCAGATTGCCGCGCACGTGCAAGAAGAAAGTGTGCGAAGAGGGTATGCCGAGCCGCAGTTTTTAGAAGCATACGCGGGTGCGGGAGCGCGGATTTTTACTCACGCGTAG
- a CDS encoding glycoside hydrolase family 36 protein yields MRITSPAGTIHVDAPAPGGQETAGGDLNSGHLIKGTHVKVTHNWGALEYYRHGWNSWTPTRWWSLERDPWRIWDNPLRSLTAEDVVNDSTTKHCSSMVTAVVSEQGEVLLVGALSGSTPVLTLTPNTIEATCIDAGSAHANGGAWFVTTGAEQEVFARYAKALAQYRQLPEREQAVDVLGAVWSSWYSWFEEVSEQIITSEIPAAKKLGYGVVQIDDGWERKVGDWRANQKFPRGMKPVVDDIHQAGLKAGLWVSPFIALPGTPTVEAYPELFLHNEDGSLTPSGFNWGQEYYALDFSKPQAHDWLAETMSEIAGWGFDMFKLDFLYAAAVQAQRQHGMDREVAYRAGLETMREAVGNDVYLLGSGAVVNASLGVLDGMRVGPDTAPYWDNTERKRDPSGPAVVNALRNSLSRTWLKTLADCDPDVAYFRTRGSLLSPEVNALTAQAGLVCGFAQCSDPREWLSEEEAALVQRWIKEFNNHPHVEQVSRYTYRVDGQEVNFDEYLNPTSRISDRLLVK; encoded by the coding sequence ATGAGAATCACGTCACCAGCAGGAACGATCCACGTGGACGCCCCCGCACCGGGCGGGCAAGAAACTGCCGGCGGGGATTTAAATAGCGGGCACCTAATTAAGGGAACCCACGTGAAGGTCACCCACAACTGGGGTGCGCTTGAGTATTACCGGCACGGGTGGAACTCTTGGACGCCCACGCGCTGGTGGTCGCTCGAGCGGGATCCGTGGCGGATCTGGGATAACCCGCTGCGTAGTTTAACTGCAGAAGATGTGGTGAACGATTCAACTACTAAGCACTGCTCCTCGATGGTGACCGCGGTTGTTTCCGAGCAGGGGGAAGTGCTGCTAGTTGGGGCGCTAAGCGGTTCCACCCCGGTGCTGACGCTTACGCCAAATACGATCGAAGCAACGTGTATAGATGCAGGTAGCGCGCACGCGAATGGTGGCGCCTGGTTCGTAACCACGGGGGCGGAGCAGGAAGTGTTCGCCCGCTATGCAAAAGCCCTTGCGCAATACCGCCAACTACCAGAACGCGAGCAAGCAGTGGATGTGCTCGGTGCGGTGTGGTCTTCGTGGTACTCGTGGTTTGAAGAGGTTTCCGAACAGATCATCACCAGTGAGATTCCTGCAGCGAAAAAACTGGGCTACGGCGTGGTACAAATTGACGACGGCTGGGAACGCAAAGTGGGGGACTGGCGGGCGAACCAGAAGTTCCCGCGTGGCATGAAACCTGTGGTGGACGATATTCACCAGGCGGGTTTAAAGGCGGGGCTGTGGGTGTCACCGTTTATTGCTCTGCCGGGCACCCCCACGGTAGAGGCTTATCCGGAACTGTTTTTGCATAACGAAGATGGCTCGCTTACCCCCTCCGGGTTTAACTGGGGGCAAGAATACTACGCGCTGGACTTTTCGAAACCGCAGGCACACGACTGGTTGGCGGAAACCATGAGTGAAATCGCGGGGTGGGGTTTCGACATGTTCAAACTCGACTTTTTGTACGCAGCAGCAGTGCAGGCGCAGCGGCAGCATGGTATGGACCGGGAGGTTGCCTACCGCGCGGGCTTAGAGACGATGCGTGAAGCGGTCGGGAACGACGTGTACTTGCTCGGTTCCGGTGCGGTAGTGAATGCGTCGCTGGGTGTGTTGGATGGTATGCGGGTGGGGCCGGATACGGCGCCGTATTGGGATAATACGGAACGCAAGCGGGATCCGTCGGGCCCGGCGGTGGTGAATGCGCTTCGCAATTCGCTTTCGCGCACCTGGTTGAAAACGTTGGCGGATTGCGACCCGGACGTGGCGTATTTTCGTACGCGGGGTTCATTGTTGTCGCCTGAGGTAAATGCTTTAACCGCGCAAGCGGGGTTGGTGTGTGGATTTGCGCAGTGTTCAGACCCGCGGGAGTGGCTCAGCGAGGAGGAAGCCGCGCTCGTGCAGCGTTGGATTAAGGAGTTCAACAATCATCCGCACGTTGAACAGGTAAGCCGCTACACCTACCGTGTTGACGGGCAAGAAGTGAACTTTGACGAGTACTTGAACCCAACCTCACGCATCTCAGACCGGCTCTTGGTGAAGTGA